A part of Caretta caretta isolate rCarCar2 chromosome 1, rCarCar1.hap1, whole genome shotgun sequence genomic DNA contains:
- the LOC125630580 gene encoding tubulin alpha chain-like has product MQRECISVHIGQAGVQMGNACWELYCLEHGIQPNGIICLEKSLGQADSSFGTFFSETGSGKHVPRALFIDLEPTVIDEIRTGTYRSLFHPEQLISGKEDAANNYARGHYTIGKEIIDPVIDRTRKMADQCSGLQGFLVFHSFGGGTGSGFTSLLMERLSVEFGKKSKLEFSVYPAPRVSTAVVEPYNSILTTHTTLEHSDCSFMVDNEAIYDICNRNLNIERPSYTNLNRLIAQIVSSITASLRFDGALNVDLTEFQTNLVPYPRIHFPLTTYAPIVSAERAYHEQLSVPEITNACFEFSNQMVKCDPRRGKYMACCLLYRGDVVPKDVNAAIAAIKTRRSIQFVDWCPTGFKVGINYQPPTVVPGGDLAKVQRAVCMLSNTTAIAEAWARLDHKFDLMYAKRAFVHWYVGEGMEEGEFSEAREDMAALEKDYEEVGRDSADGDEEVEEGEDY; this is encoded by the exons ATGCAGCGGGAGTGTATTTCTGTCCACATTGGCCAGGCTGGCGTGCAGATGGGCAATGCCTGCTGGGAGCTGTACTGTCTGGAACATGGGATCCAGCCAAATGGAATCATCTGTTTGGAGAAGTCCTTGGGGCAAGCTGATTCTTCCTTTGGGACCTTCTTCAGCGAGACTGGGTCAGGGAAGCATGTGCCCAGAGCACTGTTCATAGACCTGGAACCCACAGTCATTG ATGAGATCCGAACTGGGACCTACCGCTCCCTGTTCCATCCTGAGCAGCTGATCAGTGGCAAGGAGGATGCTGCCAACAACTATGCCCGTGGCCACTACACCATTGGGAAGGAAATCATAGATCCTGTGATTGATAGGACTCGTAAAATG GCTGACCAGTGCAGTGGCCTTCAAGGGTTCCTGGTCTTCCACAGCTTTGGAGGAGGCACAGGCTCTGGATTCACGTCCCTCTTGATGGAGCGTCTCTCAGTGGAGTTTGGGAAGAAGTCCAAGCTGGAGTTCTCGGTGTACCCTGCCCCACGGGTCTCCACTGCGGTGGTGGAACCCTACAATTCCATCCTGACCACCCACACCACGCTGGAGCACTCGGACTGTTCTTTCATGGTGGACAACGAGGCCATTTACGACATCTGCAACCGGAACCTCAATATCGAGCGTCCCTCGTACACCAACCTGAACAGGCTGATAGCCCAGATAGTGTCCTCCATCACTGCTTCCCTGAGGTTTGATGGTGCCTTGAATGTGGATCTCACTGAATTCCAAACTAACTTGGTGCCTTATCCCCGCATACACTTCCCCCTCACTACCTATGCCCCCATAGTCTCTGCAGAGAGAGCTTACCACGAGCAGCTCTCGGTGCCTGAAATCACCAATGCTTGCTTTGAGTTCTCCAACCAGATGGTGAAATGTGACCCTCGCCGAGGCAAATACATGGCTTGCTGCCTGCTGTACCGGGGGGATGTGGTGCCCAAGGATGTGAATGCAGCTATAGCAGCCATCAAAACCAGGAGGTCCATCCAGTTTGTGGACTGGTGTCCAACTGGGTTTAAGGTGGGCATCAATTACCAGCCCCCCACGGTGGTGCCGGGGGGAGACCTGGCTAAAGTGCAGCGGGCTGTCTGCATGCTGAGCAACACCACGGCTATTGCAGAAGCCTGGGCCCGGCTGGATCACAAGTTTGATCTGATGTATGCGAAACGGGCCTTTGTGCATtggtatgtgggggaggggatggaggagggggagttCTCCGAAGCCAGGGAGGACATGGCTGCTCTCGAGAAGGACTATGAGGAAGTTGGCAGGGACTCTGCAGATGGGGATGAGGaggtggaggaaggagaagatTATTAA